A region of the Methanofastidiosum sp. genome:
CCATCGGTAAAGATATAGCTCACCCAAATACAACTGAACACCATATCAGGTGGATAATGCTTTACTATCAGCCCGAAGGTGAAAAATCTTTATATCAAGTCGGAAACTATGAGTTCACTGCGCATGGCGAGAGTACACAAGGGCCGAATACAGGTCCAGTCTACACAAATCATGAAGTAAAAACATCTATAAAAATTGCAAAATCTGGAACCCTATTTGCAGTTTCACTATGTAACATCCACGGCCTATGGGAATTCTCAAAAGA
Encoded here:
- a CDS encoding class II SORL domain-containing protein; this encodes MVKIGEKIQEADWKKEKHVPVIDCPDSVKANEAFEVKVAIGKDIAHPNTTEHHIRWIMLYYQPEGEKSLYQVGNYEFTAHGESTQGPNTGPVYTNHEVKTSIKIAKSGTLFAVSLCNIHGLWEFSKEVKVN